A single Desulfuromonadaceae bacterium DNA region contains:
- a CDS encoding site-specific DNA-methyltransferase, translating to MEKMKMHSPNLTQGNIARIRELFPGCVTEVRTTENTESTENIKQNPSVSSVSSVVKYAIDFDLLRQELSESIVEGPQERYHLNWPGKREALLTANAPIAKTLRPCREESVDFDTTKNLFIEGDNLEALKLLQETYLGMVKMIYIDPPYNTGKDFIYEDDFAENAEEFLKRSNQKDEEGNRLVANTESNGRFHSDWLSMIYARLKLARNLLRDDGVIFISIDDGEVGNLRKLADQIFGETNFIANLIWQKKYTRANDAKWFSDNHDHILCYGKDKQGMTLKMLPRNEDQLAAYSNPDNHSKGIWKATPLHAKSGTNTSEYTFNNGITWKPPIGTYRRFNDESMKRMDENNEIWFGANGTQTPSRKSFLCDVKEGVTPVTLWPYDEVGHTHEANNELKTLGIGGLFNNPKPTRLLKRALILATNPGDLVLDFFAGSSTTADAVMQLNAEDGGNRKFIMVQLPEPCDEHSEAFKVGYKTIAEISKERIRRAGKKILEELTTESTEKHGKDKDDLFNSSSVPSVSSVVKNKLDIGFRVLKVDSSNMADVYYTPDAIDQQNLQLFTDNIKPDRKPEDLLFQVLLDWGVDLSLPIRKTVITTENTESTEGKKQNPSVSSVSSVVKNSFEVFFVDDNALVACFDTGVNEDLVKELAGHNPLRVVFRDTGFISDAVKINVEQIFKQMSPGTEVKSI from the coding sequence ATGGAAAAGATGAAAATGCACTCCCCGAACCTGACCCAGGGAAACATCGCCCGCATCCGCGAACTGTTCCCCGGCTGTGTGACGGAGGTTAGAACCACGGAAAACACGGAAAGCACAGAAAATATAAAACAAAATCCTTCCGTGTCGTCCGTGTCTTCTGTGGTTAAATATGCGATTGATTTTGATTTGTTGCGGCAGGAGTTGTCCGAGTCCATCGTGGAAGGCCCGCAGGAGCGCTACCATCTCAACTGGCCCGGCAAGCGGGAGGCGCTGCTCACCGCCAATGCCCCCATCGCCAAGACCCTGCGCCCCTGCCGGGAAGAGAGTGTGGATTTTGATACCACGAAGAACCTGTTTATTGAGGGCGACAATCTGGAAGCCTTGAAGCTGCTCCAGGAGACCTACCTCGGCATGGTCAAGATGATCTACATTGACCCGCCGTACAACACGGGCAAGGATTTTATCTACGAAGATGATTTTGCCGAGAACGCAGAGGAGTTCCTGAAGAGGTCGAATCAGAAGGATGAGGAAGGGAATCGGCTAGTTGCTAATACAGAGTCCAATGGGAGGTTCCACTCGGATTGGCTCTCGATGATATATGCGCGATTGAAACTTGCGAGGAATTTGTTGAGAGATGATGGCGTCATTTTTATTAGTATTGATGATGGTGAGGTTGGGAACCTAAGAAAGTTAGCAGACCAAATTTTTGGTGAAACGAATTTCATTGCCAACCTGATTTGGCAGAAAAAATATACAAGGGCAAACGATGCCAAGTGGTTTTCAGATAACCACGACCACATTCTTTGCTACGGCAAGGATAAGCAAGGCATGACATTAAAAATGTTGCCAAGAAATGAAGATCAGTTGGCGGCATACTCAAATCCAGATAACCACTCCAAAGGCATATGGAAGGCAACACCATTACACGCCAAAAGTGGCACCAATACGTCGGAATACACCTTTAATAATGGCATCACTTGGAAACCGCCCATTGGTACGTATCGCCGCTTTAACGATGAATCAATGAAAAGGATGGATGAGAACAATGAAATTTGGTTTGGCGCTAATGGTACACAAACACCATCCAGGAAGAGTTTCCTCTGTGATGTAAAAGAAGGTGTAACCCCGGTCACCTTATGGCCATATGATGAAGTTGGCCATACTCATGAAGCAAATAACGAACTAAAGACTCTTGGAATTGGAGGGCTTTTCAATAATCCAAAACCAACACGACTGCTTAAACGAGCGTTAATTCTGGCTACAAATCCAGGAGATCTTGTTCTCGACTTTTTTGCTGGCTCTTCTACCACAGCTGACGCGGTTATGCAGCTCAACGCAGAGGACGGCGGCAACCGCAAGTTCATCATGGTGCAGCTCCCTGAACCGTGCGACGAACATTCCGAGGCATTCAAAGTAGGCTATAAAACCATCGCCGAAATCAGCAAGGAACGCATCCGTCGAGCAGGCAAGAAGATTCTGGAAGAGCTGACCACGGAAAGCACGGAAAAACACGGAAAAGACAAAGATGATTTATTCAATTCTTCTTCCGTGCCTTCTGTGTCTTCCGTGGTTAAAAATAAACTAGACATCGGCTTCCGCGTCCTAAAAGTCGACTCATCTAACATGGCCGACGTCTACTACACGCCGGACGCCATCGACCAACAGAATCTCCAACTCTTCACCGACAACATTAAGCCAGACCGCAAGCCCGAAGACCTGCTCTTCCAAGTGCTGCTGGACTGGGGCGTGGATCTTTCACTTCCCATCCGAAAAACAGTTATCACCACGGAAAACACGGAAAGCACAGAAGGTAAAAAACAAAACCCTTCCGTGTCGTCTGTGTCTTCCGTGGTTAAAAATTCTTTTGAAGTCTTTTTCGTGGACGATAACGCCCTTGTCGCCTGTTTCGATACCGGCGTGAATGAGGACCTGGTCAAAGAACTGGCCGGGCACAATCCGCTGCGGGTTGTGTTCCGCGACACCGGTTTTATCTCCGATGCTGTCAAGATCAACGTGGAGCAGATTTTCAAGCAGATGTCTCCGGGCACCGAAGTGAAATCGATATAG
- the sbcD gene encoding exonuclease subunit SbcD, which yields MKILHTSDWHIGRTLYGRKRYEEFESFLTWLAETIQQNEIDVLLVAGDVFDTSTPSNRAQELYYRFLCRVAASPCRHVVVVAGN from the coding sequence ATGAAAATCCTCCATACATCCGACTGGCACATCGGCCGCACCCTTTATGGCAGAAAACGCTACGAGGAGTTCGAATCCTTTCTGACCTGGCTGGCGGAGACGATTCAGCAGAATGAAATTGATGTACTGCTGGTGGCAGGCGACGTTTTTGACACCAGCACTCCGAGCAACCGTGCCCAAGAGCTCTATTACCGTTTCCTGTGCCGGGTGGCCGCGTCACCCTGTCGGCACGTTGTCGTCGTGGCGGGCAACC
- a CDS encoding GxxExxY protein has protein sequence MGNLLFEEETFAIRGAVFEVYRELGCGFLEAVYQECLEKELSAKSIPFLSQPELTLNYKGQRLQQTYKPDLICYDQIILELKAVKDISPEHKAQVINYLKATNLKLGLLINFGSHPKAQIERFVL, from the coding sequence ATGGGTAATTTGTTATTTGAAGAAGAAACCTTTGCCATTCGTGGGGCCGTTTTCGAGGTGTATCGAGAGCTCGGTTGTGGCTTCCTTGAGGCTGTATATCAGGAGTGTCTTGAGAAGGAACTCAGTGCCAAAAGTATTCCCTTCCTCTCCCAGCCAGAATTGACGCTCAACTACAAAGGGCAACGATTACAGCAAACCTACAAGCCTGACCTGATTTGCTATGACCAGATCATTCTTGAGCTCAAAGCGGTCAAGGACATATCGCCAGAACACAAAGCACAGGTAATCAACTACCTGAAGGCAACAAACTTGAAATTAGGATTACTGATCAACTTCGGCAGTCACCCGAAAGCACAGATTGAAAGATTTGTTTTATGA
- a CDS encoding DUF4391 domain-containing protein, whose protein sequence is MEPRNTRNTQNGKPEKNPSVPSVVYQYPESAKFGRVVPKSKIYEHGSPSNAVRQLFVRQVEQIVWQHKLAPETVNLKASKAVPEIQIFSITLKGDELKPEVLRCIDLAIPFPIIFELRFDGKVKPVAAFKRPSEADASKWVISNYFEGGWFRELITEDTESTERKKQNSSVYSVCSVVKREPLPLVMDLGKLYESLLDGLMPYPARPAEGLQARVERMERICLKQRELERCEARLRKEKQFNHKVAINAELRDLKQELERLTTENTEDH, encoded by the coding sequence ATGGAACCACGGAACACACGGAATACACAGAATGGAAAACCTGAAAAGAACCCTTCCGTGCCTTCCGTGGTTTATCAATACCCTGAATCGGCGAAATTTGGCCGGGTTGTTCCCAAGAGCAAAATCTACGAACACGGAAGCCCCAGCAATGCAGTCAGACAGTTGTTTGTGCGGCAGGTGGAACAGATCGTCTGGCAGCACAAGCTTGCCCCGGAGACAGTCAACCTGAAGGCATCAAAGGCCGTGCCTGAAATCCAGATCTTCAGTATTACGCTCAAGGGGGACGAACTCAAACCCGAGGTGCTGCGCTGCATTGACCTGGCCATTCCCTTCCCGATCATTTTTGAGCTTCGGTTCGACGGGAAAGTAAAACCTGTCGCCGCCTTTAAGCGGCCGAGTGAAGCGGATGCCAGCAAGTGGGTCATCAGCAACTATTTCGAAGGGGGATGGTTTAGAGAATTAATCACGGAAGACACGGAAAGCACAGAACGTAAAAAACAAAACTCTTCCGTGTATTCTGTGTGTTCCGTGGTTAAAAGAGAGCCTCTGCCTTTGGTGATGGATTTGGGGAAGTTGTATGAAAGTTTGCTGGATGGATTGATGCCATACCCGGCGCGACCGGCTGAAGGCTTACAGGCGCGGGTGGAACGGATGGAGCGCATTTGCCTCAAGCAGCGGGAGCTGGAGCGTTGCGAGGCCCGGCTCCGCAAAGAAAAACAATTCAACCACAAGGTCGCGATCAATGCCGAGTTGCGCGACCTGAAACAAGAACTTGAACGATTAACCACGGAAAACACGGAAGACCACTGA
- a CDS encoding AAA family ATPase — MGTSLDKLTIKGFKSIRSLVDFELTNLNVVVGGNGAGKSNLISFFRMLRALIDGNLNRYVRDNGGAGDILFNGRKVTEKMEFETRFGVRGFRFKLVPTPSNACAIEDEARYYQGGTTGWWVLGDSDDGTSRMVKEVKENKGDTKYSQPVFDAISSWQIYHFHDTSSTAAMRNYEIVEDNKVLRTDASNIGPFLYKLKQKHPKEYKDILNAIRLVTPFFDDFILEPRESGAKKEVNISWMQKGSDYPLQPYHLSDGSIRFICLVTALLQPNPPSTIIVDEPELGLHPAAIVILAELIQVASKRTQVIVATQSPALIDQFGIDDIIVVNREDGASTFKRLDEKDYSEWLKSYSVGELWMKNVISGGPVYE, encoded by the coding sequence ATGGGAACTTCTCTGGATAAATTAACGATAAAGGGTTTCAAGTCGATCCGCTCGCTCGTCGATTTTGAATTAACGAATCTGAATGTGGTGGTGGGTGGCAACGGCGCGGGAAAAAGCAATCTCATTTCGTTTTTCAGGATGCTGCGGGCGCTGATCGACGGCAATTTGAACCGTTATGTACGGGATAACGGCGGCGCGGGGGATATTCTCTTTAATGGTCGCAAGGTGACGGAAAAAATGGAGTTTGAAACGAGGTTCGGCGTTCGCGGATTCCGTTTTAAGCTGGTACCTACACCGAGCAATGCCTGTGCCATTGAAGACGAGGCGCGGTATTACCAAGGCGGAACCACGGGCTGGTGGGTGTTGGGGGATAGCGATGACGGCACGTCGCGCATGGTCAAAGAGGTAAAGGAAAACAAGGGTGATACCAAATACAGCCAACCTGTTTTCGATGCCATATCCTCGTGGCAGATCTATCACTTTCACGACACCAGTTCCACTGCGGCAATGCGGAACTACGAGATTGTCGAGGACAACAAGGTGCTTCGCACCGATGCCTCAAACATCGGTCCATTCCTCTATAAACTGAAGCAAAAGCATCCGAAGGAATACAAAGATATTCTCAATGCCATTCGCCTGGTCACGCCATTCTTTGATGACTTCATTCTTGAGCCACGCGAGAGTGGCGCCAAAAAAGAAGTCAATATCAGCTGGATGCAAAAAGGGTCGGATTATCCCCTTCAGCCTTATCATCTTTCCGACGGTTCCATTCGCTTTATTTGCCTTGTCACGGCGCTGCTGCAACCGAATCCACCCTCCACCATTATCGTGGATGAACCTGAATTGGGGCTTCATCCTGCCGCCATCGTCATTCTGGCGGAACTCATTCAGGTCGCTTCCAAACGAACACAGGTTATCGTGGCAACCCAGTCTCCGGCTCTGATCGATCAGTTCGGCATTGACGATATTATCGTTGTCAATCGTGAAGACGGCGCATCTACATTCAAGCGGCTTGACGAAAAAGATTATTCTGAATGGCTCAAAAGTTACTCTGTTGGTGAACTCTGGATGAAGAACGTGATCTCCGGAGGGCCGGTTTATGAGTAA
- a CDS encoding DUF4276 family protein yields the protein MSNFIEVITIVEGKTEEIFIKSLLQPYLAKKMIFMTPTQVSKPGQKGGDVRFERVKKDLAIHLKQRADTYLTTLVDFYGVREWPGIDLVPAKAPPAKIAEIINDATQAAVVDLFAKQQAKRRFIPHMVIHEFEALLFSDSASLATELDIAEEKVKAVLKECGEPEAINNSPVTAPSKRLDGWSMNGEFPKTTTGITVARNIGIQKMREQCPLFNAWLQRFEAIVGGQA from the coding sequence ATGAGTAACTTTATCGAGGTGATCACCATTGTTGAGGGCAAAACCGAAGAAATTTTTATCAAATCATTGTTGCAGCCCTATCTTGCTAAAAAGATGATTTTTATGACACCGACTCAGGTCAGCAAGCCTGGACAAAAAGGCGGTGACGTGAGGTTTGAACGGGTCAAGAAAGACCTTGCAATTCATCTCAAACAACGCGCTGATACTTACCTGACGACACTGGTGGATTTTTATGGGGTACGCGAATGGCCGGGCATAGATTTGGTTCCCGCGAAAGCGCCCCCCGCAAAGATTGCGGAAATCATCAACGACGCAACCCAGGCTGCCGTGGTTGACCTTTTCGCCAAGCAACAGGCGAAGAGGAGATTCATCCCCCACATGGTCATTCACGAATTTGAAGCACTGCTCTTCAGTGACAGCGCAAGTCTCGCAACTGAACTAGATATAGCTGAAGAAAAAGTCAAGGCGGTACTGAAAGAGTGCGGAGAACCTGAGGCAATCAACAACAGCCCGGTAACGGCTCCTTCAAAGCGACTTGACGGGTGGTCGATGAATGGTGAATTCCCCAAGACGACAACGGGCATTACCGTGGCGCGCAATATCGGTATACAGAAGATGCGGGAGCAATGTCCTCTTTTTAATGCGTGGCTGCAACGTTTTGAAGCAATCGTCGGGGGGCAGGCATGA
- a CDS encoding DEAD/DEAH box helicase family protein, whose translation MKLKFKVQPYQTNAVEAVVDCFAGQVNTSGIAYRIDPGTNRKDSQGYYQTSYLEQSGFKNADLQLTDAQILTNIHAVQRRQNLPLSDKLVFSAGCKVNLDVEMETGTGKTYCYVKSVFEMNKRYGWSKFIVVVPSIAIREGVLKSLEITAEHFTESYSKKARFFIYNSKQLHHLESFASDAGINVMVINIQAFNATGKDNRRIYDELDDFQSRRPIDVISSNRPILILDEPQKMEGAKTLEALSKFKPLMILRYSATHRTTHNKIHRLDALDAYNQKLVKKIAVRGIAVKGLAGTNAYLYLGSIEISKKAPVARIELEVRQGNGIKRIVKRLERGKDLFVESNELDQYRGFVIAQIDANNDTVEFTNGHVLSAGDATGDVTELTMRRIQIREAIKAHLEKEQHLFAQNIKVLSLFFIDEVAKYRDYSQADDQGEYARIFEEEYELLKSEYLGELALDNEDYRKYLTDIRVGRTHNGYFAIDKKTKKLTDPSFKTRGEEAGLSDDVDAYDLILKDKERLLSFEEPVRFIFSHSALREGWDNPNVFVMCMLKHSDNTISRRQEVGRGLRISVNQHGDRMDHPATVHDVNILTVVASESYKDFVANLQREISDSLSARPRKADEAYFTGKVITTETGTLEITPVMAKQIYKYLLKNDYTDDATDQVAETYHRAKADGTLAALPPELAPHAEQIFALIDSVFSESQLPDVGDDRKPKTNPLNANFEKKEFKALWDRINQKAVYRVEFESNELIQNCIRTLDKELRVTPLQYTIQGGEQVSQATYDQVKAGQSFEVRETATEEYNASIHTMVTYDLLGKIAENTQLTRKTIADILSNVQPAVFKQFKQNPEHFIAEGSRLINEQKATIIIERLSYDNIAETHDIDIFTAGQSKQDFSKASEKLKNHIYDYVITDSKVEREFVKELDTSSEVVVYAKLPRGFLIPTPVGDYNPDWAISFKEGSVKHIYFVAETKGSMSSMELRAIEHTKIECARKFFAEVNRKIDPEHVKYDVVTSYGKLMEIVGMGGAKA comes from the coding sequence ATGAAACTGAAATTCAAAGTCCAGCCTTATCAAACCAATGCAGTTGAAGCTGTTGTCGATTGTTTTGCCGGGCAGGTGAATACCTCGGGCATTGCCTACCGCATTGATCCGGGCACAAACCGGAAAGATTCGCAGGGCTACTACCAGACATCGTACCTGGAGCAGAGCGGCTTCAAGAACGCCGATCTCCAACTGACCGATGCCCAGATATTGACCAATATCCATGCCGTGCAGCGGCGGCAAAATCTGCCCTTGTCCGACAAACTGGTGTTCAGCGCTGGCTGCAAGGTCAATCTTGACGTCGAGATGGAGACCGGGACCGGCAAGACCTACTGCTACGTCAAGAGCGTCTTCGAGATGAACAAGCGCTACGGCTGGTCCAAGTTTATCGTGGTGGTCCCCAGTATCGCCATTCGTGAAGGTGTGCTTAAATCGCTGGAAATTACCGCCGAACACTTTACGGAGAGCTACAGCAAAAAAGCCCGGTTCTTTATCTACAACTCTAAGCAACTTCACCACCTGGAGAGCTTTGCGTCGGATGCAGGCATCAATGTCATGGTTATCAATATCCAGGCGTTCAATGCCACGGGCAAGGACAACCGCCGCATCTATGATGAACTGGACGATTTCCAGTCACGCCGACCCATTGATGTGATCAGCAGCAACCGCCCCATCCTGATTCTGGATGAGCCACAGAAAATGGAAGGCGCAAAAACCCTGGAGGCGCTCTCAAAGTTCAAACCGCTGATGATCCTGCGCTACTCGGCGACTCATCGCACCACCCACAACAAGATTCACCGCCTCGATGCTCTGGACGCCTATAACCAGAAGCTGGTGAAGAAGATCGCGGTGCGCGGCATTGCGGTGAAGGGCTTGGCAGGCACCAACGCCTATCTCTATCTGGGATCCATCGAGATTTCCAAGAAGGCACCGGTCGCCCGTATTGAGCTGGAGGTGCGCCAGGGAAATGGGATTAAGCGCATTGTGAAACGCCTGGAACGCGGCAAGGACCTGTTCGTTGAATCGAATGAGCTCGATCAATATCGTGGCTTCGTCATTGCCCAAATCGATGCCAATAACGACACGGTCGAATTTACCAATGGCCACGTTCTGTCTGCGGGTGATGCGACCGGAGACGTAACCGAGTTGACGATGCGGCGGATTCAAATTCGTGAAGCCATCAAAGCGCACCTTGAGAAGGAGCAGCACCTCTTCGCTCAAAACATCAAGGTGCTGTCACTTTTCTTCATCGATGAAGTCGCCAAATATCGCGATTACAGTCAGGCGGATGATCAGGGAGAATATGCCCGTATTTTTGAGGAGGAGTACGAACTGCTCAAGTCTGAATATTTAGGGGAGCTCGCACTCGATAACGAGGATTACCGCAAATACCTGACCGATATTCGGGTTGGCCGGACGCACAACGGTTACTTCGCCATCGACAAGAAAACGAAAAAGCTCACTGATCCAAGTTTTAAGACACGGGGTGAAGAGGCGGGACTCTCGGATGATGTCGATGCCTATGATCTGATATTGAAGGACAAAGAGCGGCTTTTATCCTTCGAAGAACCGGTCCGTTTTATCTTTTCTCACTCGGCCCTGCGTGAAGGTTGGGACAATCCCAACGTTTTTGTCATGTGCATGCTCAAGCACAGCGACAACACGATCTCGCGCCGCCAGGAGGTTGGTCGGGGGTTGCGGATTAGTGTCAACCAGCACGGTGACCGCATGGATCACCCGGCCACAGTTCACGATGTGAATATCCTAACCGTTGTGGCCAGCGAAAGTTATAAGGACTTTGTAGCCAACCTGCAGCGTGAAATCAGTGACTCGCTGTCGGCTCGCCCCCGCAAGGCGGACGAAGCCTACTTCACAGGGAAGGTCATCACCACGGAAACCGGAACATTGGAAATCACCCCGGTCATGGCCAAGCAAATCTATAAATATCTGCTTAAGAACGATTATACGGATGACGCCACGGACCAGGTTGCCGAGACCTATCACCGGGCAAAAGCCGATGGAACCCTGGCGGCGCTCCCTCCTGAGCTTGCTCCTCATGCGGAGCAGATTTTCGCGCTGATCGACAGCGTCTTCAGTGAATCCCAGTTGCCTGACGTGGGTGATGACCGTAAACCGAAGACCAACCCGCTGAATGCCAACTTCGAGAAGAAAGAGTTTAAGGCACTGTGGGACCGTATCAACCAGAAGGCCGTGTACCGCGTTGAGTTTGAGTCAAACGAACTCATACAGAACTGCATTCGGACGCTTGACAAGGAGCTCCGGGTTACTCCTCTGCAGTACACTATCCAGGGTGGCGAACAGGTCTCTCAGGCCACCTACGATCAAGTAAAGGCGGGTCAGTCATTCGAAGTTCGTGAAACTGCTACGGAAGAATATAACGCTTCGATTCATACGATGGTCACCTACGACCTGCTCGGAAAGATCGCCGAAAACACCCAGCTCACTCGGAAAACAATCGCGGATATATTGAGCAACGTTCAACCCGCAGTTTTCAAGCAATTCAAACAGAACCCCGAGCACTTCATTGCCGAGGGGTCGCGGCTGATCAATGAGCAGAAGGCCACGATCATCATCGAGCGGCTGAGCTACGACAACATCGCCGAGACCCACGATATCGATATTTTCACCGCAGGCCAAAGCAAGCAGGATTTCAGCAAAGCCAGCGAAAAGCTGAAAAACCATATCTACGACTACGTGATTACCGACTCCAAGGTTGAAAGGGAGTTTGTGAAAGAGCTGGATACCAGCAGCGAGGTGGTCGTTTATGCAAAGCTCCCCAGAGGCTTTCTGATTCCTACTCCCGTCGGCGACTACAACCCGGACTGGGCCATTTCTTTCAAGGAAGGCTCGGTCAAGCACATCTATTTCGTCGCCGAGACCAAAGGCTCCATGTCCAGCATGGAACTGCGGGCTATTGAGCATACAAAAATCGAATGCGCCCGCAAGTTCTTCGCGGAGGTCAACCGCAAGATTGATCCAGAACACGTGAAGTATGACGTGGTGACCAGCTACGGGAAGCTGATGGAGATTGTCGGTATGGGAGGGGCAAAAGCATGA
- a CDS encoding AAA family ATPase yields MSNISASLTKWFSERPQWLQIAATRLLQQSELTDKDVSELATLCQQESDGKLSKTTCSFPASAFSQGAAGTLRLCSISDVEGVNALAPKKPLEFGKGNITIVYGNNGSGKSGYVRLLKHVCGARETGTLHRNVYKPGSAVQKASISFEQDGIPKSHTWSGQGICDDLNSVDIFDTSFGKVFVSSEDEVSYEPPVLSFFSSLILACEKVASALDAETNRHQSKKPNIPADKKVTSEGIWYESISAKTTTQDIDKHGVFSSTDETEMQTLQQRLAEQAPAEKAKQLRKQKQHIDTLIHDAQKYLDQLSDENCRRIIAAKKKSILKKTAADTAAEKVFSGSELEGIGSDVWKELWEAARSYSVSAAYKETDYPNVSDGSRCVLCHQTLTQEAKDRLISFEKFVKGEMQKAATDAVKEYETATQTIEALPTSETLKTRIDAGGIPQDEVASQVTEFFTQLQARKDQLPGIDSEEAIPAIMLSPKWIEETNAHSKSLGELAAKYDEDAKSDNREEIKKKLISLQAKKWLSEHRAAIDEEVNRLKLLNQIQEAKKLTNTKALSQKKGELAEALITDAFVQRFNAELKALGASQVKVELVKSKVSKGRVLHKLQLRGASQNGLADILSEGENRIVSIASFLADVTGRTHPAPFVFDDPISSLDQNYEEAVVQRLCSIASERQVIIFTHRLSLLAMVQDYAKKVSVKPEIICIREEPWGSGEPGNTPLQAQKPLQALNTLINSELPKAKKLFNESGFDAYKSEAKSICSEFRILLERMVEYELMSDVVQRYRRAINTMGKISNLAKISEADCKYFDDLMTKYSRYEHSQPLEAPVTLPEPDELETDFNGLKQWQTEFKNRPITPVPQEAK; encoded by the coding sequence ATGAGTAATATTTCGGCATCACTGACCAAATGGTTTTCAGAGCGTCCCCAGTGGCTCCAGATTGCGGCTACTCGGCTACTTCAGCAGTCTGAGCTTACTGACAAAGACGTCTCTGAGCTCGCAACCCTGTGCCAGCAGGAATCTGACGGAAAGCTGTCCAAAACGACCTGCTCCTTTCCTGCTTCCGCGTTCTCCCAGGGCGCTGCAGGTACCTTGCGTTTGTGTTCAATCAGTGATGTCGAAGGAGTAAACGCCCTTGCTCCGAAAAAACCACTTGAGTTTGGTAAGGGCAATATCACGATTGTTTATGGCAACAACGGATCAGGCAAATCCGGTTACGTCAGACTCCTCAAGCATGTATGCGGTGCCCGCGAGACGGGTACCCTTCACCGCAATGTCTATAAGCCCGGTTCTGCCGTGCAGAAAGCCAGCATTTCGTTTGAGCAGGACGGCATTCCGAAGAGTCATACGTGGTCAGGACAAGGTATCTGCGATGACCTCAACAGCGTTGATATTTTCGACACCTCGTTTGGCAAGGTCTTTGTCAGCAGCGAAGACGAAGTGAGCTACGAGCCGCCGGTATTATCGTTTTTTAGCTCGCTCATCCTCGCATGTGAAAAGGTCGCCTCGGCCCTGGACGCCGAGACCAATCGGCACCAGTCGAAAAAGCCGAATATCCCGGCTGACAAGAAAGTAACTTCAGAAGGTATCTGGTACGAATCCATCAGTGCCAAGACCACCACCCAGGACATCGACAAGCACGGCGTATTTAGCAGCACTGACGAGACCGAGATGCAAACGCTACAACAGCGCCTTGCCGAACAGGCACCGGCGGAAAAAGCGAAGCAGCTGAGAAAGCAGAAACAGCATATCGACACTCTGATCCATGATGCCCAAAAGTATCTGGATCAATTATCGGACGAGAATTGCCGACGGATCATTGCTGCCAAGAAGAAGTCGATCCTCAAGAAGACAGCGGCAGATACGGCGGCGGAAAAGGTATTCTCCGGCAGCGAGTTGGAAGGTATCGGATCTGATGTCTGGAAAGAACTTTGGGAAGCAGCCCGAAGTTACTCCGTATCGGCTGCCTACAAAGAAACCGACTACCCGAATGTTTCTGATGGTTCCCGTTGTGTTCTATGCCATCAGACCTTGACCCAAGAGGCCAAGGACCGCTTGATTTCCTTCGAAAAGTTCGTGAAGGGTGAAATGCAGAAAGCCGCAACGGATGCGGTCAAGGAGTATGAGACCGCCACTCAGACTATCGAGGCGTTACCGACATCGGAGACGCTGAAGACACGAATCGATGCGGGAGGCATTCCACAGGATGAAGTCGCCAGCCAGGTGACGGAATTCTTTACTCAATTACAGGCCAGGAAAGATCAGCTTCCAGGGATCGATTCCGAAGAAGCCATTCCCGCTATTATGCTCTCACCGAAGTGGATCGAAGAAACAAATGCCCATTCGAAGAGCCTCGGTGAACTCGCGGCAAAATATGACGAAGACGCCAAAAGTGACAATCGAGAGGAGATCAAGAAAAAGCTGATCAGCCTACAGGCCAAAAAGTGGTTGTCTGAGCACCGCGCCGCCATCGATGAAGAAGTTAATCGCCTGAAGCTGCTGAATCAGATCCAGGAAGCGAAGAAGTTGACCAATACCAAAGCTCTGTCTCAAAAGAAAGGGGAACTGGCAGAGGCCTTGATTACAGATGCGTTCGTGCAGAGGTTCAACGCAGAGCTCAAGGCCCTCGGTGCCTCTCAGGTGAAGGTTGAGCTCGTGAAATCAAAAGTCTCCAAGGGCCGAGTCCTTCATAAGCTCCAGCTTCGAGGTGCCTCTCAGAATGGTCTCGCCGATATTCTGAGCGAGGGAGAAAATCGGATTGTCTCCATTGCGTCATTTCTTGCTGATGTCACAGGCAGGACACATCCGGCTCCCTTTGTATTTGATGATCCAATTTCTTCACTTGATCAAAATTACGAAGAGGCAGTTGTTCAACGTCTCTGCTCTATTGCTTCCGAGAGACAAGTTATCATATTCACCCATCGCCTATCACTTCTGGCGATGGTTCAGGACTATGCCAAAAAGGTTAGCGTAAAGCCTGAAATAATATGTATCCGTGAAGAACCGTGGGGAAGTGGTGAGCCGGGAAACACCCCTCTACAAGCTCAAAAACCATTACAAGCACTCAACACGCTAATCAATAGCGAGCTTCCAAAAGCAAAAAAACTATTCAATGAAAGTGGTTTTGATGCTTACAAGTCAGAAGCGAAGTCTATCTGTAGTGAATTCAGAATTCTTCTTGAACGAATGGTGGAGTACGAACTCATGTCGGATGTTGTCCAGCGGTATAGACGGGCAATAAATACGATGGGAAAGATTAGCAATCTGGCCAAGATCTCAGAAGCAGACTGCAAATACTTTGATGACCTGATGACAAAATATTCGAGATATGAACATTCCCAACCACTTGAGGCACCAGTCACGCTTCCAGAACCGGATGAGTTGGAGACAGATTTTAATGGATTAAAACAGTGGCAAACAGAATTTAAAAATAGACCGATAACACCAGTTCCGCAGGAGGCTAAATGA